Proteins found in one Acinetobacter sp. XH1741 genomic segment:
- the grxC gene encoding glutaredoxin 3 gives MAANVIVYSTSVCPYCVRAKQLLERKGVAYKEVNLSVEAPEVRAELMQRTNHRTVPQIFINDQFIGGFDQLYALEREGKLDELLA, from the coding sequence ATGGCAGCAAATGTCATTGTTTACTCAACTTCTGTATGCCCGTATTGCGTTCGCGCGAAACAATTACTTGAGCGTAAAGGTGTTGCTTACAAAGAAGTAAATCTTTCTGTTGAAGCACCAGAAGTACGTGCTGAATTAATGCAACGTACAAACCACCGTACTGTTCCACAAATTTTTATTAATGATCAGTTTATCGGTGGTTTTGACCAACTTTATGCTTTAGAGCGTGAAGGTAAACTCGACGAATTATTGGCTTAA
- a CDS encoding rhodanese-like domain-containing protein — protein sequence MERWLEFMGNHPILFGTLGVLIVLFFIFEGQRNGRKISPQSLGILVKAKNAILIDLRDSKDFREGHISGSRNIPYSQIASHADELKASDRPLVFICNLGQVAGSALQKVAHHDSYRLDGGISNWKAQGLPLVKSKPKA from the coding sequence GTGGAACGCTGGTTAGAGTTTATGGGGAATCACCCCATTTTGTTTGGTACACTCGGAGTCTTGATCGTATTGTTCTTCATTTTTGAAGGTCAACGTAACGGTCGTAAAATTTCTCCACAGTCGCTTGGTATTTTAGTGAAAGCTAAAAATGCTATTTTGATTGACTTACGCGATAGCAAAGACTTCCGCGAAGGTCACATTAGTGGTAGCCGCAATATTCCTTATAGTCAAATTGCAAGTCATGCTGATGAATTAAAAGCAAGTGACCGTCCATTGGTATTTATTTGCAACCTAGGGCAAGTTGCCGGTAGCGCTTTACAAAAAGTTGCTCACCACGACAGCTATCGCCTTGATGGTGGTATCAGTAACTGGAAAGCTCAAGGCTTACCTCTCGTTAAAAGCAAACCAAAAGCTTAA
- the secB gene encoding protein-export chaperone SecB, producing MSEEQQVQPQLALERIYTKDISFEVPGAQVFTKQWQPELNINLSSAAEKIDPTHFEVSLKVVVQANNDNETAFIVDVTQSGIFLIDNIEEDRLPYILGAYCPNILFPFLREAVNDLVTKGSFPQLLLTPINFDAEFEANMERAQAVEGQA from the coding sequence ATGAGCGAAGAACAACAAGTTCAACCACAATTAGCTTTAGAGCGTATTTATACAAAAGATATTTCTTTTGAGGTTCCTGGGGCGCAGGTTTTCACTAAGCAATGGCAACCTGAACTCAACATCAATCTTTCTTCTGCTGCTGAAAAGATTGACCCGACTCACTTTGAAGTATCTTTAAAAGTTGTGGTTCAAGCCAATAACGACAATGAAACAGCTTTCATTGTAGATGTAACCCAGTCTGGTATTTTCTTAATCGACAATATCGAAGAAGATCGCTTACCTTACATTTTGGGTGCATATTGTCCGAACATTTTGTTCCCGTTCTTACGTGAAGCTGTAAATGACTTAGTGACTAAGGGTAGCTTCCCACAATTACTTCTTACTCCAATCAACTTTGATGCAGAGTTCGAAGCAAATATGGAACGTGCTCAAGCTGTTGAAGGCCAAGCTTAA
- the rsgA gene encoding small ribosomal subunit biogenesis GTPase RsgA, with translation MALIRKRRLTEQQQRRIEKQHKTRQEEVDTSQDLDGLVVQHYGRQLEVQALSVPAHHPEKPQVAEGEPEPFWKPIELNSVWRCHTRTNLELLVTGDRVKWQADPNTGLGIITAIHPRTSLLTRPDRYHKVKPVAANISLIVIVFAPLPEPAPTLIDRYLVACADANIPALLVLNKSDLLTENDSIHSMLKEYEDLGYEVMICHSKGDISALSQRLDGETVAFVGQSGVGKSTLINVLIPDAEQKTNIISENSALGQHTTTSTRLINFGKNGALIDSPGIREFGLWHLDLEKIRMGFPEIAAHLGSCQFRNCTHTHEKNCGLKQAVEAGEILPRRLDSFLRLIDEIQEAQQKN, from the coding sequence ATGGCTTTAATTCGTAAGCGTCGTTTAACTGAACAACAGCAACGTCGTATTGAAAAACAGCATAAAACTCGCCAAGAAGAAGTCGATACTTCACAAGATCTAGACGGATTAGTTGTACAGCACTATGGTCGTCAACTTGAAGTACAGGCACTTTCGGTACCCGCTCATCACCCAGAAAAACCTCAAGTTGCCGAAGGCGAACCAGAACCGTTTTGGAAACCAATTGAGCTTAACAGTGTTTGGCGCTGTCACACCCGCACGAACCTTGAACTACTGGTCACGGGTGACCGAGTAAAATGGCAAGCAGACCCTAACACAGGCTTAGGGATTATCACTGCCATTCATCCACGCACTTCACTGCTTACCCGCCCAGATCGCTATCACAAAGTAAAACCTGTAGCAGCCAATATCAGTTTAATCGTTATTGTTTTTGCACCGCTTCCAGAGCCGGCACCCACTTTGATTGATCGTTATTTAGTGGCATGTGCAGATGCAAATATTCCTGCCCTATTGGTACTAAACAAATCGGATTTACTTACTGAAAATGACTCGATTCATAGCATGCTTAAAGAGTATGAAGATTTAGGTTATGAAGTCATGATTTGTCACTCTAAAGGTGACATCTCTGCCTTGTCTCAGCGACTTGATGGCGAGACGGTTGCTTTTGTAGGCCAGTCTGGTGTTGGAAAAAGTACGCTTATTAATGTACTCATTCCAGATGCCGAGCAGAAAACCAATATTATTTCGGAAAACTCTGCACTTGGACAACATACAACGACCTCTACACGCTTAATCAACTTTGGTAAGAATGGTGCGTTAATCGATTCACCGGGAATTCGTGAGTTTGGGCTTTGGCATCTCGATTTAGAAAAAATTCGTATGGGTTTTCCTGAAATTGCAGCGCATTTAGGTTCATGCCAATTCCGTAATTGTACGCATACCCATGAAAAGAACTGTGGTTTAAAACAGGCTGTAGAAGCAGGTGAAATTTTACCGCGCCGCTTAGATAGCTTCTTACGTTTAATCGATGAGATTCAAGAAGCGCAGCAAAAAAACTAA